The region GCCATCCGGCTCAAGGGAACGGAGAATTTGCAGGATCTGACGCACATCATTAGTGCCATGAATAACCGCCCTTTGAGCGGAGAAATCATACCTGCCGAATTCACGGAGGATTCACCCTTTACGGCTAAGGAAACCGGGATTCTTCAGCATCTCCCTGTGCTTGGCAGCAACAACCGGCAGATGGAGGAGCTTTTGGATATTTTGGAGCAGGCAGTACGGTTAAAGTCCTCATCTCCCTATTCTCAAGAAGCACAACATCTGGCGGGCCGGTTGTACGAGAAGGCACTGGAGCTGTTCGAGGGTGATGCCAAGCTGCTGGATAAGTATTGGGAGCAGATCAGACCCGCTGACGGGGCAGAGCCTGTCGTAATGGGCATGGATCGCGCATTCATGTCCTTTGTAGATGAGATGATCCGCTATTATCTGCACACCAGGAAAGGAGAACAGACATGAGTAACGCTAAACAAATAAAGATGATGTTCAGGAAAATAGGAAGGACAACCCTGCTGGCCAGTGCACTGCTTCTATTATCGGCCTGCGGAATAACACAAGAATCCAAGGATGGAATGACCGCTGAGCCCTCCCCAGTACAGGCTGAACCGGATGCCGATGCCATACGGGTAGAGGTGCTAATTGAAAGTGACAGCGATTCGGCAGTTAATCTGGAGGTGGACATCGATGCCCGGAAGCATCCGGAAAGTGTCTATCTGGATACTATCGAAGTTCCTTACAGAGAGGAATTTACCATCCCCAAGGACGCCTTCATCCCGCTGACCTCCACTAAGGTGCAGGCAGACAAGGATGAGGCGGCCAGCTGGATCAGCTGTACCATTCTGTATGACGGAGAGGTAGTCGCAACTCACAAATCCAGAGGTGATAAAGCGAAGGCTGTTTGCGAGAAGAATTTCCGCTTGGGGCCGGGATAACGGATAAGAATTAGGCTTCACGGACAAAAAAGAACACCCCATGCGGGCAGCCATGAGCTGATAGACTTGAAGTCTAACCTAATGGCTTGGCACAGGGTGTTACAGATCAAGCTCTATTGATTAATACAAAGTCTGGGTCGCCTCGGAGGTGAACGGAATAATCTCGTCCGGCTTGCCCGCCTGCACCTTAGCAGGCCATGCAGGATCGCTGATCAGCGCCCGGCCTACTGCTACCAGATCGAATTCAGCCCGTTCCAGGCGTTCCAGCAGACGGTCGATATTGTCGTCCTGGTCCTTCTCCGTGAC is a window of Paenibacillus sp. FSL H3-0469 DNA encoding:
- a CDS encoding MerR family transcriptional regulator, which translates into the protein MIRIGELAKTANISKRTLYHYEQIALLQPALISENGYRYYDAKAILRLQKILLLKSVGYTLEQIKGLLENKHSAQEDDNWIASLNEQIELIEQKKEELSRKQYYLRSTIHAIRLKGTENLQDLTHIISAMNNRPLSGEIIPAEFTEDSPFTAKETGILQHLPVLGSNNRQMEELLDILEQAVRLKSSSPYSQEAQHLAGRLYEKALELFEGDAKLLDKYWEQIRPADGAEPVVMGMDRAFMSFVDEMIRYYLHTRKGEQT